The window GGCTCGCGGTGCAGGAGACGATCACCGACCCGCGTCTGCGCGCGGTGCTCACGGCGAGCATGCGCGAGGCGGTCGACGTGGCCCGCGCGACGGGGGTGCGGTTCGAGACGCTGCTCGGGCTGAGCGATCCGCTGCTGCGCGCGTTCAGCGCCGCGCCCGAACCGCTCGCCCGGCTGCTGCCGCGGTTGATGGGGCGGCGGATGGGGAGCACGCCCAATCCGGGATCGACGCTGCAGAGCATCCGTCGCGGTCAGCTCACCGAGATCGACCACCTCAACGGTGCGGTGGTCGACGCGGCCCGGGCTCTCGGGCGGGAGGCGCCGGTGAACGCGGCCCTGGTGGAGCTGGTGCACCGCGTCGAACGCGAGACGGAGTTCGTCGCGCCCGACGCGGTGGCGGCAGCCGTGGCGGCAGCCCGACGAGGCTGAGTGAGCCGCAGGCCGACCCCGCCGCCGCAGCGACGCCTACCGCACGTACGACCCCGACCGCAGCTCCTCCACGAGCGACGGCCCGTTCGGCTCCCAGCCGAGGTCGATGCGCGCCGACGACCCGGTCGCCTGCTGATCGAGCAGCAGTGCATCCGCGAACGCCTCGCCCAGCCGCTCGTGCGCCGACGAGACGGTGCCCGGCGTGACCCGCCCGTCGAGCCCCGCGGCCTGCGCCGCCGCCTCGCCGAGCTCGCGCACGGTCGGGTTCTGCCCGCTCGCGCCGATGTAGTACGACCCGGCGGGAGCGAGGTCGAAGGCGAGGACGTACAGTTCGGCGAGGTCGTCGACGAACACGGTCGTCCAGTGCTGCTCGCCCGGGCCGATCAGCTCGAGAGCCGGGGCGACGCCCGAACCGCGGGGCGCATCCACGATCAGGTTCGGGATGCCGCCGCCGTTGCCGAACACGATGCCGGGCGCGATGATCGACGTCTTCACGCCGACGGCCGAGCGCACGCGCGCCTCGACGGGCAGACGCCAGGAGGTGAGGGCGGGCGGGTCGAAGGGCGAGGTCTCGGTGATCGCCGACCCGTTGCCGAAGATCCAGATGCCGCCCGTGTGCACGTAGGGCTTGTCGCTGCCCTCGAGGCCCGCGAGCACCGCGGTGACGAAGGCGTCGTCGGTCGGCGCGCTCGACTCGTCGCCGGGGGAGGCGAGGTGGATGACGCCGTCGCTCTCGAGGGCGAGGTGCGTCACGATCTCGCGATCGGTGAGCTCGCCGAGCACCGCGCGGGCGCCGAGCGCCTCCACCTCGGCGGCCGAGGAGGACGAGCGCACGAGGGCGACGACGTCGCGCCCCTGCTCGCGGAGCTGACGGAGGACTGCGGAACCGATGAAGCCGGTCGCGCCGGTGAGGAAGATGGCCATGCACCGATTCAACCGCCAAACCGGTCCGTCATTCCAGACGTGGCAGAATGAGTCCCTGCGATCGTGCGCGTCCGTCCGGCGCCGATCACACCGACACTCCAGAGGAATGCGTGAGCCCCAAAGCCCTGAAGGCCCTCCAGCCGGCCTCCACCGACCCGGCATTCATCCGCAACTTCTGCATCATCGCGCACATCGACCACGGCAAGTCGACGCTCGCCGACCGCATGCTCGGCATCACGGGTGTGGTCAGCGACCGCGACATGCGCTCGCAGTACCTCGACCGCATGGACATCGAGCGCGAGCGCGGCATCACCATCAAGAGCCAGGCCGTGCGCATGCCGTGGGCGCTCGAGGGCCAGAGCTACGCGCTGAACATGATCGACACCCCCGGGCACGTCGACTTCAGCTACGAGGTCAGCCGCAGCCTGGCCGCGTGCGAGGGCGCCATCCTGCTCGTCGACGCGGCGCAGGGCATCGAGGCGCAGACGCTGGCGAACCTCTACCTCGCGCTCGAGAACGACCTCACGATCATCCCGGTGCTGAACAAGATCGACCTGCCGGCGGCCGACCCCGAGAAGTACTCGAAAGAACTGGCGAGCCTGATCGGCGGCGACCCGGCCGACGTGCTGCGGGTCAGCGGCAAGACCGGCGAGGGCGTCGAGGCGCTGCTCGACCGCGTCACCGAGCTCATCCCGGCCCCGGTCGGCAAGGCGGATGCACCGGCCCGCGCCATGATCTTCGACTCCGTCTACGACGCCTACCGCGGCGTGGTCACCTACGTGCGCATGATCGACGGCAAGCTGAGCCCGCGCGAGCGCATCCAGATGATGTCGACCCGCGCCACCCACGAGATCCTCGAGATCGGCGTCTCCAGCCCCGAGCCCACCCCCAGCCAGGGTCTCGGCGTCGGCGAGGTGGGCTACCTCATCACCGGTGTGAAAGACGTGCGGCAGTCCAAGGTGGGCGACACGGTCACGACCGCGGCGAAGCCGGCGACGGATGCTCTGCCGGGCTACACCGAGCCCCTCCCCATGGTCTTCTCCGGCCTCTACCCGATCGACGGCAGCGACTACCCGGTGCTCCGTGAGGCGCTCGACAAGCTCAAGCTGTCCGACGCCGCGCTCGTCTACGAGCCCGAGACCTCGGTGGCGCTCGGCTTCGGCTTCCGCTGCGGCTTCCTCGGCCTTCTGCACCTCGAGATCATCACCGAGCGCCTCGAGCGCGAGTTCAACCTCGACCTCATCGCCACGGCCCCCAGCGTGATCTACGAGGTCACCACCGAAGACAAGCGCACGGTCACGGTCACGAACCCGAGCGAGTTCCCCGGCGGCAAGATCCTGAACGTCAAGGAGCCCGTGGTGAACGCGGCGATCCTGGCGCCCAAGGACTACGTGGGCACCATCATGGAGCTCTGCCAGCAGCGTCGTGGCACCCTGCAGGGCATGGACTACCTCGGAGAAGACCGGGTGGAGATCAAGTACACGATGCCGCTGGGTGAGATCGTGTTCGACTTCTTCGACAACCTCAAGTCGAAGACCGCGGGCTACGCCAGCCTCGACTACGAGCCCGCCGGCGAGCAGGAGGCCGACCTGGTGAAGGTCGACATCCTGCTGCAGGGCGAGCAGGTCGACGCGTTCAGCGCGATCGTGCACCGCGACAAGGCCTACGCCTACGGCGTGCTGATGACGGGCCGGCTCCGCGAGCTCATCCCGCGCCAGCAGTTCGAGGTGCCCATCCAGGCGGCCATCGGCGCGCGCATCATCGCGCGTGAGTCGATCCGCGCGATGCGCAAGGACGTGCTGGCCAAGTGCTACGGCGGTGACATCACCAGAAAGCGCAAGCTGCTCGAGAAGCAGAAGGAGGGCAAGAAGCGCATGAAGATGGTGGGTCGCGTCGAGGTTCCTCAGGAGGCGTTCATCGCCGCGCTCTCGGGCGACGTCGAGAAGAAGGACAAGAAGTAGCGGTGTCGGCGACGCTTCCCCGGTCGGCTGCCGAGACGCCACTGAGCTACGCGGCCGTCGGCGCCACCCAGGCGCCCGATCTGCTCTACTTCCCGCCGAAGGGCTTCCGGCCGATGCAGGTGCGGGCGCGCCTGGGAAGCGGGCAGGCTCGGTTCGAGGCGGCGTCGTCACGGCTGATGGCGTGGGGCGTGCAGCGGGGGGCCGGCATCCGGGTGGGGGAGATCCAGCCGCCGGCGCCGTCCGAGACCGATTGGGCGGGGCTCCGGTACGACGAGACGGGGGTGCCGCTCGGGCCGCTGGCCGTGCATCCGGAGCAGGCCTACGGAGAAGACGGCACACCGCTCGTCACGGCCGGGACCACGGCCGAGCTCACCATCTCGGCGTTCGGCCTGAAGGTCACGGCACCCGTTCGTGTGGTGTACCTCGTCGACGAGCCCGGCCGCCTGGGCTTCGCCTACGGCACGCTGCCCGGCCACCCCGAGTCGGGCGAGGAGAGCTTCGTCGTCGAGCAGCTCGCCGACGGGTCGGTGTGGATCGTCATCCGCGCCTTCTCGCGGCCGAGCAGCTGGATCTACCGGCTCGGCTACCCCGTGCTGCGGTTCATGCAGTGGCGCTACACCCGCCGATACCTGCGGGCGCTGCTGCCCGGGCGGGTGCCCCTGGCGCCGGCGACGGCCGCCGACGGCCCCACCGGCGGCCGCTGACCGTGCCCTCCGTCCTCCCGCTCGGCGACCCGGCTCCCGCCGACGGACTCATTCCACCCCCGGCCGGCCGCGCCTCTGGGGCCGCCCACCGCGACTTCGGGCTCTACGTGCACGTGCCGTTCTGCCGGGTGCGCTGCGGCTACTGCGACTTCAACACCTACACGGCCACCGAGCTGCGCGGGGCGAAGCAGGCCGACTACTGGCAGGAGGCCGTCGCCGAGATGCGCTTCGGCGCCGAGGTGCTCGACCGCTCGGGCTACGCACCGCGGCCGATCTCGACGGTGTTCTTCGGCGGCGGCACCCCGACGCTGCTGCCCGCCCACCAGCTCGCCGGCATGCTGCACGCTGCCCGCGACACCTGGGGCTTCGCCCCCGACGCCGAGATCACCACCGAGGCGAACCCCGACTCCGTCGACGCCGCGTATCTTCAGACGCTCGCCGATGCCGGCTTCACGCGGGTCAGCTTCGGCATGCAGTCGGCCGTGCCGAGCGTGCTGGCCACCCTCGAGCGCACGCACGACCCCGAGCGCATCCCCGACGTGGTGCGCTGGGCGAAGGAGGCGGGCCTGCAGGTCAGCCTCGACCTGATCTACGGCACCCCCGGCGAGACGCTCGACGACTGGCAGCGCTCGCTCGACGCCGTCGTCGCCGAGCGGCCCGACCACGTCTCGGCCTACGCGCTGATCGTCGAAGAGGGCACGAAGCTCGCCCGCCAGATCAAGAGCGGCGTGGTCGCCGCGCCCTCCGACGACCTGCAGGCCGACATGTACGAGCGGGCGGATGCGACCCTCGGCGACGCGGGCTACGACTGGTACGAGGTCAGCAACTTCTCGACCGGCCCCGGCACCCGCTCGCGGCACAATCTCGGCTACTGGGTCGGGCACGACTGGTGGGGCATCGGCCCTGGTTCGCACAGCTACGTGGGCGACACCCGCTGGTGGAACGTCAAGCACCCGGCCGCCTACGCGCAGCGCATCGCCGCCGGGGAGTCGCCCGCCGCCGGCCGCGAGAGCATCGACGACGACATCCGGGAGCTGGAGCGCATCCTGCTGCTCAGCCGGGTGCGGGGCGCGCTGCGCACCGACTCGCTCGCGCCCGAGGCGCGCCAGGAGGTCGCCGGGCTGATCGCCGACGGGCTCGTGGACGGCAGAACGGCCCTCCGGGGCGAGATCGCTCTCACCCTGAAGGGCCGTCTGCTGGCCGATGCCGTCGTGCGGCGCCTCACCTAGGCGCCGCCGGCGTCGGCGCTACTTGATGAACCGGAAGGTGAACGGGTAGCGGTAGGTGCCGCCGGCGTTGACCTTGACACCGGCGATGATCGCGAACACGACGCCGACGATCTGCACCGCCCAGGCGAGGAAGTAGAACAGGAAGCCGATCAGGATCACCGAGAGGATCGTGCCCAGGATGTAGAGGGCGACGACCGCGATCGCGACGGAGATCTGGAAGTTCAGCGACTCCTTGCCCTCCTGGTTGGTGAGCGGGCCGCGATCTTTGAAGATCAGCCAGATGATCAGCGGCGGCAGGAAGCCGAGGATGCCGCCGAGCTGGGCGAGGAACGCCCACTGCTTGTCGTCGGCCGGTGAGAGCGGCGCCTGCGGAGCGGCCTGCTGGTAGCCGGGCGGCTGCTGGTAGCCCGAGCCGGGCGGGGGAGCCTGGTACCCGGGAGGCGGTGCCTGGTAGCCGGGGGGAGGAGCCTGGTACCCGGGAGGGGGCGTGGGCTGACCCGAAGGCGGCGTCGGCTGGCCTGCGGCCGGATCGTTCGGCGTTGCGTTGGGGTCGGTCATTGTCTCGCGCCTTTCAGACGGATGGACGGGGTGGTACACGAGACAAGATAGCGGTAGCCCAGGGGCCGAGCAATGATTTTCGCTCACTGTGTCTCCCCGCGTCCCCAGCCGGTTGTCGGTCCCGGCGCGATATGATTGGCACTCCAGCCGTCTGAGTGCCAAAAGGGAGGTGGTCGACATGGTCTCCGAACGCAGCCTCGAAGTGCTCCGCGTGATCGTGCAGGACTACGTCGCCTCCCGCGAGCCCGTCGGTTCCAAGAGCATCGCCGAGCGACACTCCTTCGGCGTCTCGGCGGCCACCATCCGCAACGACATGGCCCTGCTCGAAGAGGAGGAGCTGATCACGGCTCCGCACACCTCGAGCGGCCGGGTGCCCACCGACAAGGGCTACCGCCTGTTCGTCGACCACCTCTCCGAGGTGCGACCCCTCACGCCGGCGCAGCGGCACGCCATCGAGGCCTTCCTCGACTCGAGCGTCGACGTCGACGACGTGCTCGCCCGCACCGTGCGCCTGCTCTCCCAGCTCACCCACCAGGTCGCCCTGGTGCAGTACCCGTCGCGCTCCCAGGCCCGGGTGCGTCACATCGAGGTCGTCGCCCTCGCCCCCCGCAAGCTCATGACGGTGATCATCACCGACGCCGGCCACGTCGAGCAGCGCATCGTAGACGTGCCGACCGACATCGACGACAGCCTCATCGGCGAGCTCCGCCAGCGCTTCAACGAGGCGGTCGGGGGCAGGGGCCTGGTCGAGGCGGCGGGTGCCCTCGACGGCGTGCCCGAGCGCTTCCCGGCCGAGCTGGCGGCCACCGCATCCGTCGTCGCGGCCACGCTGAAGGAGCAGGTCTCGGCGAACCGCCAGGAGAAGCTGCTGATCGCCGGCGCCGCCAACCTGGTGCGCACCGAAGGCGACTTCCACGGCAGCATCCTGCCCGTGCTCGAGGCGGTCGAGGAGCAGGTCGTGCTGCTGCGCCTGTTCAGCGAGCTCGAGGCCGACCAGCGCGGTCTCCTCGTCTCGATCGGCCGTGAGAACGAGTCGTTCGGCCTCGGCGAGACCTCCATCCTCGCGAGCGGCTACACCGGCATCGGCAGCGCCATCTCGCGCCTCGGCGTGCTCGGCCCGACCCGCATGGACTACTCCAGCAACATCTCCGCGGTGCGCGCTGTCGCGCGCTACCTCTCCCGAACCCTCGGCGAGACCGGCAGCGCGAGCTGACCGGCGACCCGACCCCCGACCCTCCACGACTTCCGGACGACAACGAAGGAGAAGCCCCTGGTGGCTGACCATTACGACGTGCTCGGCGTCTCGCGCGACGCGACTCCCGAAGAGATCAAGAAGGCCTACCGCCGGCTCGCCCGCGAGCTGCACCCCGACGTCAACCCGAGCCCCGAGGCCCAGGAGACGTTCAAGGCGGTCACCCATGCCTACGACGTGCTGAGCGACCCGGGTCAGCGACGCGACTACGACCGCGGCCCGCAGCAGGGCTTCGGCGGTGCGGGCGCCCAGGGCTTCGGCGGCTTCGGCGACATCTTCGAGACCTTCTTCGGCGGGCAGGGCGGCGGCAGCCGTGGCCCGAAGTCCCGTGCCGAGCGGGGTCAGGATGCGCTGCTGCGCGTCGAGGTCGACCTCGGCGAGGTCATCTTCGGCACCCATCGCGACCTCGAGGTCGACACCGCCGTGCTCTGCGAGACCTGCAACGGCTCGTGCTGCGCCCCGGGCACCGCTCCTGTCACCTGCGACATCTGCCACGGCTCCGGCTCGATCCAGCGCACGGTGCGCTCGCTCCTCGGCAACGTCGTGACGAGTGCCCCCTGCGGCACCTGCCGCGGCTACGGCACGATCATCCCGAACCCGTGCCCCACCTGCCAGGGCCAGGGCCGCGTGCGCGCGCGCCGCACCCTCCCCGTCGACATCCCCGCGGGCGTCGACACCGGTCTGCGGCTCCAGCTGCCCGGTCAGGGCGAGGTCGGCCCCGCCGGCGGTCCCCAGGGCGACGTCTACCTCGAGATGAAGGTGCGCCACCACGACGTCTTCTCCCGCAACGACGACGACCTGCTCTGCACCCTCGAGGTGCAGATGTGGGATGCGGTGCTCGGCACGACCACCACCATCAAGGCCCTCGACGGCGACATCGAGATCGAGCTGAAGCCCGGCACGCAGAGCGCGGAGGTGCTGACGGTCAAGGGCCGCGGCGTCACGCATCTGCGCGGCAACGGGCGCGGCGACCTCCGGGTGGGCATCCAGGTGGTCACCCCCACGAAGCTCGACCACAAGCAGAAGGAGCTGATGAAGCAGCTCGCCTCCGCCCACAAGTACCCGGCGCCCTCGCTCGGCCAGTTCCAGCAGGGGCTGTTCGCGAAGCTCCGCGACCGCTTCCTGAACGTCTGAGCCGCCCGTGAGCTCCCTCTTCCTGCTCGACGAGCTGTCGGTGGTGCCGCACCAGCTCGGCGACGTCGTGACCCTCGGGGGCGACGAGGCCAAGCACGCGGCGACGGTGAACCGGATGCGCGTGGGCGAGCACACGGCGATCGGCGACGGTCGCGGACTGATCGTCGAGGGCGTCGTGGTGCGGGCCGAGGCAAAGGAGCTCGACCTCGCGGTCGAGCGGGTTCACGAGCATCCGGAGCCCTCGCCCCGCATCGTGCTGGTGCAGGCCCTCGCCAAGGGCGATCGCGACGAGCTGGCCGTGCAGACCGCCACCGAGCTCGGCGTCTCGGGCGTGGTGCCCTGGCAGGCCGAGCGATCGGTCTCGCGCTGGGCGGGTCCCAAGGCCACCAAGGGCGTCGAGCGCTGGCGCAGCATCGTGCGCGAGGCGGCGAAGCAGTCGATCCGCCCGTTCGTGCCTCCGGTCGGCGACCTGGTCGACCTGCCCGAGCTGATCGCCGAGACCGACGGCTGCCGGATGCTCGTGCTCGAGCCGAGCGCGAGCATCCGTCTCACCTCGCTGACCTTCGGAACCACCCCCGAAGGCGACGCCGACGACCGGTCCATCGTGCTCGTCGTGGGCCCGGAGGGCGGCATCTCGCCGCGCGAGCTCGAGAAGCTCGACGAGGCGGGCGCCGAGACCGTGCGGCTCGGCGACGAGGTGCTGCGCACCTCGAGCGCGGGGCCGGCGGCGATCGCGGTGCTGAACGTGGCGCTGGGGCGCTGGTAGGGCGATATCCGCGGCGTCGGCGGCAGCCGCTCCGACGCGGCGCCCGACGCTGGTAGCGAAACCCACGTCGAGGCCCCCGTCGGCCCCTCCTCGGTGTCGGCGGTCGAACCTAAGATGGAGTCATGTCCAGCGAATCCGAGTCCCCCTCGATCTTCTCGCGCATCGTGGCCCGTGAGATCCCGGCGACGATCGTGCGCGAGACCGACCGCGTCATCGCCTTCGAAGACATCGCGCCCAAGGCCCCCGTGCACGTGCTCGTGGTGCCGAAGACCGAGCAGTACCGCGACGTGGTCGAGCTCGCCGCGGGCGATCCTGGCCTCCTGGCCGAGATCGTCGCGACGGCGCAGTCGATCGCCGAGGAGCGCGCCGAGGGCGAGTTCCGTCTCATCTTCAACACCGGCGAGAACGCCGGTCAGACCGTCTTCCATGTGCACGCCCATGTTCTCGCGGGCGGGCTGAAAGAGTAATTTGGCTCCCACCGAACCCACCCCCCAGGCCTCCCGGGGCACCAGCCCCTCACGCGCCGACGGCTCCTCGCAGGGCGAGCGCTCCGAGGCCAAGCTGCACATCGACGGCATCGAGATGGTGCGCCTGCTCGGCCCCCAAGACCGGCTGCTGACCACCGTCGAGCGCCGCTTCCCCGAGGTCTCCGTGCTCGTGCGCGGCAACGACATCACCATCTCCGGCCCGGCCGATCAGGTCGACGCCGCCCGCCGCCTCGTCGAGGAGCTGCTGCAGATGGTGCGCAACGGCCACGAGCTGACGCCCACCGAGGTGTCGTCGTCGGCGCGCATCCTCGAGAACGACCGCGGCTCGAGCCCGGCCGAACTGCTCAGCCAGGCCATCGTGACCGCCCGCGGCAAGAGCGTGCGACCGAAGACCCTCGGCCAGAAGGAGTACGTCGACTCGATCGACGAGAACACCATCGTCTTCGGCATCGGGCCCGCCGGCACCGGCAAGACCTACCTCGCGATGGCGAAGGCCGTGCAGGCGCTGCAGCGCAAGGAGGTCGAGCGGATCATCCTGACCCGCCCGGCCGTCGAGGCGGGCGAGCGGCTGGGCTACCTGCCCGGCACCCTCACCGACAAGATCGACCCCTACCTGCGGCCGCTCTACGACGCGCTGAACGAGATGATGGATCCGGAGATCGTGCCCAAGCTCCTGGCCGCCGGCACCATCGAGGTGGCACCGCTGGCCTACATGCGCGGTCGCACGCTGAACAACTCCTTCATCGTGCTCGACGAGGCGCAGAACACCACGCCGGAGCAGATGAAGATGTTCCTCACCCGGCTCGGCTTCGGCTCGAAGATGGTCGTCACGGGTGACATCACGCAGGTCGACCTGCCGAACGGCACCTCGGGCCTGCAGGTCGTCAGCCGCATCCTCGACCGCATCGACGACATCCATTTCGCGCTCCTGACGAGTGCCGACGTCGTGCGGCACACCCTCGTGGGCCAGATCGTCGACGCATACACCGAGTACGACCAGGTGCAGCTGGCCCGCCAGCAGGGGCACGACTTCAGCAGCGAGCGCGATCGCCGCTACACCAAGGGAAAGCGGTAGACACCCCGTGTCGATAGAGGTCAACAACGAGTCGTCGGTCGAGGTCGACGAGACGGCGCTGCTCCGGCTCGCGACGTTCGCGCTCGACTTCCTGCACGTCCACCCCGACGCCGAGCTCGCGATCGTGCTCGTCGACGAGGCGGCGATGGAGCAGCTGCACGTGCAGTGGATGGACGAGCCCGGCCCCACCGACGTGCTCAGCTTCCCGATGGACGAGCTGCGCCCCGGCACCGAAGACATGCCGACCCCCGCGGGGCTCCTCGGCGACGTGGTGCTCTGCCCGCAGGTCGCCGAGTCGCAGGCGCAGACGGCGGGGCACTCCACGCTGGAGGAGCTGCTGCTGCTGACGACGCACGGCATGCTGCACCTCCTCGGCTTCGACCACGCCGACGCCGAGGAGGAGCGGGAGATGTTCGGCATCCAGCGCGACATCCTGGTCGGCTACGCGATGAGCGAGCGCCGCCGCCGGTAATGACGATCGTCGTCTTCCTCCTCGCCGCCGTGGTGCTGGTCGCCCTGGGCGGCCTGTTCGCAGCGGTCGACTCGGCGATGACGTCGCTGTCCCGCGGCGACATGCTCGACCTCGCCGAGCGCTACCGCGCCAAGCGGTCGCTCCGCGCCATCGCGAACGACGTGGGCGCGCACCTGAACGCCGCGAACTTCGCTCGCGTCGTGTTCGAGACGACCGCGGCGGTGCTCGTCACCATCTCCTTCGCCTTCACGATCGACGAGCTGTGGATCGCGCTCGTCGTCTCGGCGGTGGTGATGATCGTGGTGTCGTTCGTGCTCGTGGGCTCGAGCCCGCGCAGCGTCGGGCGCGTGCATCCGCGGGTCGTCGTGCGCTACGGCGCCGTGGCGGTGCACATCGTGCGGGTGTTCCTCGGCCCGATCGCGAACCTGCTCGTCGCCATCGGCGACCGCGTCACGCCGGCCCGCGCCCGCTCGGCGGGCTTCGCCTCCGAGGAGCAGCTGCTCAGCATGGTCGACGAGGCCACCGAGCTCGACGTGCTGGAGGAGGACGACCGGGAGCTCATCCACTCGATCCTCGAGTTCAACGACACCGTCGTGCGCGAGGTGATGATCCCGCGCACCGACATGGTCACGATCGACGACGACGCGACCGTGGGGCACGGGCTCGGTCTGTTCCTCAGCAAGGGCGTCTCGCGCATCCCGGTCGTGGTCGACGACGACGTCGACGAGATCGCGGGCGTGCTGCACCTCCGCGACGTCGCCCGGGTCAGCTACGAACGGCCCACCCTCGTCGACACGATGCCGGTGCGCGAGCTCGCGCGGCAGCCCCTCTTCATCCCCGAGTCGAAGAAGGTCGACGACACCCTGCGCCAGATGCAGACCGAGTCGAACCACCTCGCCATGGTCGTCGACGAGTACGGCGGCATCGCCGGCCTCGTCACGCTCGAAGACCTGATCGAGGAGCTGGTCGGCGACATCTCCGACGAGTACGACCGCGACGTGGTCGAGGTCGAGCCGCTCGACGACGACGCCGGCTACCGGGTCAGCGCCCGGCTGCCGGTCGACGAGCTCGGCGAGCTGTTCGACCTCGAGCTCGACGACGACGACGTCGACTCCGTCGGAGGCCTGCTCACCAAGGCGCTCGGCCGGCTGCCCGAGGCGGGTTCCACCGCCGAGGCGCTCGGCCTGGTGCTCACCGCCGACCGCATCGACGGCCGGCGGAAGCGGGTCGTCACGGTGCTCGTGCACCGCGCCGAGCCCGCCGACCCCGACAATGGTCAGGAGCCTGCCGACGACGTCGCCGCCGGCACCGCCCCCAGCAAGGAGAACGCATGACCGACACCGGCACCCCCGGCCCCGACGACTTCCGGGCGGGCTTCGTGACCTTCGTCGGCCGCCCCAACGTGGGCAAGTCGACCCTCACGAACGCACTGGTCGGCGAGAAGGTCGCCATCACGAGCCCCAAGCCGCAGACCACCCGGCAGACCATCCGCGGCATCGTGCACGACCCGGCCGGGCAGCTCATCCTCGTCGACACCCCCGGCGTGCACCGCCCGCGCACGCTGCTCGGCGAGCGACTGAACTCGCTGGTCCAGTCCACCCTCGGCGAGGTCGACGTGATCGGCTTCTGCCTGCCGGCCGATGAGAAGCTCGGCCCGGGCGACCGCTTCATCAACGAGCAGCTCGACCAGTACCCGAAGGCCAAGAAGGTCGCGATCGTCACGAAGATCGACTCGGCCTCGAAGCAGCAGGTGGGGGAGCAGCTGCTCGCGATCTCCGAGCTCCGCGACTGGGAGACCGTGGTCCCCGTGTCGGCGACCAGCCGCATCCAGCTCGACGTGCTCACCAGCGAGCTCATCCGTCTGCTGCCCCGCTCGGAGCGGCTCTACCCCGACGACCAGTACACCGACGAGGGCATCGAGAGCCGGGTCGCCGAGCTCATCCGCGAGGCGGCGCTCGAGGGCGTGCGCGACGAGCTGCCGCACTCCATCGCGGTGACGATCGACGACATGCGCCAGCGGGAAGACAAGGAGCTGGTCGAGATCTACGCCAACCTCTTCGTCGAGCGCGACAGCCAGAAGGGCATCATCATCGGCCCGAAGGGCTCCCGCCTCGGCGAGGTCGGGGCGCGTGCCCGGGCCGAGATCGAGCCGCTGCTCGGCAGCCAGGTGTACCTCAACATCCGGGTGAAGGTCGCGAAGGACTGGCAGCGCGACCCGAAGCTGCTCGGCCGGCTGGGCTTCTGAGCGGGCATCCGGATGCCCGGTCTGATCGCCGTGGCGCCGGGAA of the Herbiconiux flava genome contains:
- a CDS encoding histidine triad nucleotide-binding protein; translated protein: MSSESESPSIFSRIVAREIPATIVRETDRVIAFEDIAPKAPVHVLVVPKTEQYRDVVELAAGDPGLLAEIVATAQSIAEERAEGEFRLIFNTGENAGQTVFHVHAHVLAGGLKE
- a CDS encoding PhoH family protein yields the protein MVRLLGPQDRLLTTVERRFPEVSVLVRGNDITISGPADQVDAARRLVEELLQMVRNGHELTPTEVSSSARILENDRGSSPAELLSQAIVTARGKSVRPKTLGQKEYVDSIDENTIVFGIGPAGTGKTYLAMAKAVQALQRKEVERIILTRPAVEAGERLGYLPGTLTDKIDPYLRPLYDALNEMMDPEIVPKLLAAGTIEVAPLAYMRGRTLNNSFIVLDEAQNTTPEQMKMFLTRLGFGSKMVVTGDITQVDLPNGTSGLQVVSRILDRIDDIHFALLTSADVVRHTLVGQIVDAYTEYDQVQLARQQGHDFSSERDRRYTKGKR
- the era gene encoding GTPase Era; this encodes MTDTGTPGPDDFRAGFVTFVGRPNVGKSTLTNALVGEKVAITSPKPQTTRQTIRGIVHDPAGQLILVDTPGVHRPRTLLGERLNSLVQSTLGEVDVIGFCLPADEKLGPGDRFINEQLDQYPKAKKVAIVTKIDSASKQQVGEQLLAISELRDWETVVPVSATSRIQLDVLTSELIRLLPRSERLYPDDQYTDEGIESRVAELIREAALEGVRDELPHSIAVTIDDMRQREDKELVEIYANLFVERDSQKGIIIGPKGSRLGEVGARARAEIEPLLGSQVYLNIRVKVAKDWQRDPKLLGRLGF
- a CDS encoding hemolysin family protein; the encoded protein is MTIVVFLLAAVVLVALGGLFAAVDSAMTSLSRGDMLDLAERYRAKRSLRAIANDVGAHLNAANFARVVFETTAAVLVTISFAFTIDELWIALVVSAVVMIVVSFVLVGSSPRSVGRVHPRVVVRYGAVAVHIVRVFLGPIANLLVAIGDRVTPARARSAGFASEEQLLSMVDEATELDVLEEDDRELIHSILEFNDTVVREVMIPRTDMVTIDDDATVGHGLGLFLSKGVSRIPVVVDDDVDEIAGVLHLRDVARVSYERPTLVDTMPVRELARQPLFIPESKKVDDTLRQMQTESNHLAMVVDEYGGIAGLVTLEDLIEELVGDISDEYDRDVVEVEPLDDDAGYRVSARLPVDELGELFDLELDDDDVDSVGGLLTKALGRLPEAGSTAEALGLVLTADRIDGRRKRVVTVLVHRAEPADPDNGQEPADDVAAGTAPSKENA
- the ybeY gene encoding rRNA maturation RNase YbeY translates to MSIEVNNESSVEVDETALLRLATFALDFLHVHPDAELAIVLVDEAAMEQLHVQWMDEPGPTDVLSFPMDELRPGTEDMPTPAGLLGDVVLCPQVAESQAQTAGHSTLEELLLLTTHGMLHLLGFDHADAEEEREMFGIQRDILVGYAMSERRRR
- a CDS encoding 16S rRNA (uracil(1498)-N(3))-methyltransferase, encoding MSSLFLLDELSVVPHQLGDVVTLGGDEAKHAATVNRMRVGEHTAIGDGRGLIVEGVVVRAEAKELDLAVERVHEHPEPSPRIVLVQALAKGDRDELAVQTATELGVSGVVPWQAERSVSRWAGPKATKGVERWRSIVREAAKQSIRPFVPPVGDLVDLPELIAETDGCRMLVLEPSASIRLTSLTFGTTPEGDADDRSIVLVVGPEGGISPRELEKLDEAGAETVRLGDEVLRTSSAGPAAIAVLNVALGRW